The following nucleotide sequence is from Nitrospira sp..
AAAGATGAGGCTGAAGGTCGGCATCTCAGCGATTGTAGCCTTGATTTCGCATAGGAGACAAGTTACAGTTCCAAGGATCACGAAGAACGCCGTGAAGAGACAAGTGGATCATCGATCGCATGACCGTGCAGGCAAAGCGGATTCGTATCACCGTGGGGGGAGTTCAGCTGGAGGCAGAACTCAGAAAAACGAAGACGGCTGACGAAGTCTACGCGGCGCTTCCGGTCACGGCTGCGATCAGCACATGGGGAGAGGAATTTTACTTCCCGATTTCCGGGGTCCGCGACTATCGGGAAACGGCGACGACCCAGCTGAAGGTCGGAGACATCGCCTTCTGGGGAGCAGGGAAGGTGCTGGCGATCTTTTTTGGGAGAACCCCAATGAGTTTGGGGGCCGACCCGGTCCCGGCCGATCGGGTGAATATCATCGGGAAAATCGTCGGCGATGCGAGCCGATTTCGGCAGGTCATGGACGTCCCGACGATTCATCTCGAACCTGGGTGAATGCGATGCGGCTGTCGAAAGAGCGGGGGCGGCATATAGCCGAGAGCCTCACCGGTCGTCTCCAAGCGGAAGGACACCTCGAACTAGTCGGAGAGCGCAAGGGATTCGTCGAGGCATTGGATCAGGCCATCACGCATGAGCTGGCCGCGGAGGATCGTGTGAATGCGGAGGTGCGGCAACTGCTGAAGGCCTATGAACATCAGATTGAGCAAGGGCAGGTCGACTATCAGAAGATGTTCCAGATGGTGAAACAAAAGTTAGTCCGTGAACGGGGCATCATTTTATAAAGCGTGAAACGTGAAGCCTATTTCGTGAAGCGCTTGCGAATGGCGAGAGACGAGCGACCCACGACGCGTGCTGCATGTTGAGCGAGGACAAAGTCAGTCATCTGTCTCATGTGATTCTCACGGCCATCAAGCAATATGCCGGAGCGAGAGTCAAGAGCGATGATGCACGGTTGTTAAAAGAGATCAAGCGCGTGTTGGCTGCAGAGTTGGTCCAGGAACAGGAGATTGATCGAAAAGTGAAAGCCAAACTCGCGTCGTATTCCCGAGGCATTATTGAAGGGAGTAACGAATGGGACGTGCTGTATCGAAAGCTGTTCGAGGAAGAAACGCGCAAGCAGATGAAAGTCTGAAGGTTGAGGTCGCATCGTCATGAAAAATCCCGTACAACGATTGGCAATCTTGAGTATCGTGCTGGTGCTTGTCGGCATGACCGCCTGTTCGCAGAAGCGCAAGCCGCTTGT
It contains:
- a CDS encoding DUF507 family protein, which codes for MLSEDKVSHLSHVILTAIKQYAGARVKSDDARLLKEIKRVLAAELVQEQEIDRKVKAKLASYSRGIIEGSNEWDVLYRKLFEEETRKQMKV
- a CDS encoding DUF507 family protein, whose protein sequence is MRLSKERGRHIAESLTGRLQAEGHLELVGERKGFVEALDQAITHELAAEDRVNAEVRQLLKAYEHQIEQGQVDYQKMFQMVKQKLVRERGIIL
- a CDS encoding cyclophilin-like fold protein; this translates as MTVQAKRIRITVGGVQLEAELRKTKTADEVYAALPVTAAISTWGEEFYFPISGVRDYRETATTQLKVGDIAFWGAGKVLAIFFGRTPMSLGADPVPADRVNIIGKIVGDASRFRQVMDVPTIHLEPG